The following coding sequences lie in one Biomphalaria glabrata chromosome 18, xgBioGlab47.1, whole genome shotgun sequence genomic window:
- the LOC106066210 gene encoding uncharacterized protein LOC106066210, whose protein sequence is MFSVAPHVSGWFTVCLTLCTAILHLSDGAGFFFANYTWTFPVFTTLTTTTGTTKSTTPTTEAVTVSTTIAVTTASSTSAATATTKAAITANSTAAPLSGGYSDTSVPSPSLQNDTTTSASLLSFSNKSYTAFNTTPTAFPTYNTTWFSFNTSSNPNATLATTKSAVLTPSGSNTSTSANNASLAQNTTLAPPNVTTATISTTSSLTKLNATSAATPSSFDTSLFTATINSTRQNLTFTTPASINAETNVTTPLQSASLLSTATQNISTTATPNNNSSQTVTLAQTTSNPNSSVTSIRNATLSLTTLTQSSTTPPQSSTTPPQSSATLTQSSTTPIHSSTTPIQSSTTPTQLSTTPTQPITSNKTVTISTLSTQSAPTTTSSINETTTPKQTQTVTIYPKQDEVSGTEHFYYLTLPHVASDLTDNPNTTLTTYLTLATTEGKNVSTNITVQSPVYQNVHLSVQPGIGVTVELSPSLVPVMAGSSARGIKIQSSGCLHVILYCILEDSQLGVVMSAASTYIHPHFSLSYDYLVVMSPASVTTLSRLYIVSVADNNHVTLRMTSYPTSAVTEFIINGVRVTNPDVLGFSLNQSDVFLLESQSDLTGSRVTATSPFAVFVGVRQVSGSIAFEQLTPVTEETNQFVTWPPLTALTSVYRMATVDAVTSLQINSSRWCDLPEPGDTCEAQVRGASQVTADKPITGLHAIFKNESNAECLQPLASNGAWRDLYTWVIPQTFVKTSGLTIDLFLIVVIKDNLKTQISLDDKPFIPDWESDLEPNGNYRFLTKRLNPGHHSLRGNESNYFGAYLLGNIQSATFCTTLGVDHLSQHFRSVCEFPLNGNKLYHATPGNASSPSPSAYTTVSSTETSSLPTGTSTSTSSHWYNNNSLTLEQVDEVLSDIRQALYLDNKRLSAYSRKLTSARDDRPSCRNLGCVGVALVVTVLLLMVIGDVLHVCVWTYDNLHVRHRWYLLPRKS, encoded by the exons ATGTTTTCTGTAGCTCCGCACGTATCTG GTTGGttcactgtctgtctgactCTGTGTACAGCCATCTTACACCTGTCTGATGGAGCTGGCTTCTTCTTCG CTAATTATACATGGACGTTTCCTGTGTTTACCACTTTAACAACAACCACAGGCACCACCAAGTCGACTACACCTACAACAGAAGCTGTGACCGTATCCACCACTATAGCAGTTACTACAGCTAGCAGCACATCTGCGGCTACGGCTACCACTAAAGCCGCGATCACAGCTAACAGCACGGCTGCACCCTTGTCAGGTGGATATAGTGACACCAGCGTGCCATCGCCGTCTTTACAAAATGACACTACCACATCTGCGTCTTTGTTGAGCTTCAGCAACAAAAGCTATACTGCATTTAATACAACACCAACAGCATTTCCAACGTACAATACGACGTGGTTCAGTTTCAACACATCCTCCAACCCCAACGCCACCCTGGCCACGACCAAGTCTGCTGTCCTCACACCCTCTGGCAGCAACACATCCACTTCTGCTAACAACGCCTCGCTTGCACAAAACACTACATTAGCACCGCCAAACGTCACCACAGCTACGATCAGCACAACTTCTAGTTTGACTAAACTGAATGCCACAAGTGCAGCAACACCATCGTCGTTCGACACATCTCTGTTCACAGCGACTATAAATTCGACCAGACAGAACCTAACATTCACCACTCCTGCTAGCATAAATGCTGAGACAAACGTAACCACGCCCCTTCAATCTGCGTCACTGTTAAGCACAGCCACTCAGAACATTTCAACAACAGCCACGCCCAACAATAACAGCTCACAGACAGTAACGCTGGCTCAGACTACATCAAACCCGAATTCATCTGTAACGTCTATACGCAACGCAACTTTGTCATTAACAACACTCACTCAATCATCAACGACACCCCCTCAATCATCAACCACACCCCCTCAATCATCAGCTACACTCACTCAGTCATCAACCACGCCCATTCACTCATCAACCACGCCTATTCAATCATCAACCACACCCACTCAGTTGTCAACCACACCCACTCAGCcaatcacatcaaacaaaactGTTACAATATCAACCCTCTCCACTCAATCTGCCCCAACTACCACATCTTCTATAAACGAAACCACAACACCCAAGCAGACACAGACAGTGACAATATACCCCAAGCAGGACGAAGTATCTGGCACGGAGCACTTTTACTATCTGACCCTACCACATGTAGCAAGCGATCTAACTGACAACCCCAACACCACACTGACCACATATTTAACACTCGCTACAACTGAGGGTAAAAATGTTTCCACCAATATTACCGTCCAATCTCCTGTCTATCAAAACGTCCACCTCAGTGTTCAGCCAGGCATTGGTGTCACAGTGGAACTATCACCATCGCTGGTGCCTGTCATGGCAGGCTCATCAGCGCGAGGAATTAAGATTCAATCCTCAGGGTGTCTTCATGTcattttatattgtattttgGAAG ACTCTCAGCTTGGAGTTGTGATGTCAGCGGCGTCAACCTACATCCATCCTCACTTCAGTCTGTCCTACGACTACCTAGTAGTGATGTCACCAGCATCAGTAACCACACTATCCCGACTTTACATCGTGTCTGTGGCAGACAACAATCACGTGACATTGAG GATGACGTCGTACCCAACGTCTGCAGTCACAGAGTTTATTATCAACGGTGTCCGAGTGACTAATCCGGACGTTCTCGGCTTCTCGTTGAACCAATCAGATGTCTTCTTATTGGAAAGCCAGTCCGACTTGACAGGTTCCAGAGTCACGGCTACATCCCCTTTTGCCGTCTTTGTAGGAGTGAGGCAG gtCAGCGGTTCAATCGCCTTTGAACAACTTACTCCTGTGACTGAAGAAACGAATCAGTTTGTGACGTGGCCGCCTTTAACAGCGTTGACGTCAGTCTATAGAATGGCAACCGTTGATGCCGTGACGTCACTTCAG ATCAATAGCAGCAGATGGTGTGATCTTCCAGAGCCGGGAGACACCTGCGAAGCTCAGGTCCGAGGAGCTTCTCAAGTCACGGCTGACAAGCCAATCACAGGTCTCCACGCCATCTTCAAGAACGAATCGAATGCCGAGTGCCTGCAGCCACTTGCCTCTAACGGAGCGTGGAGAGACCTTTACACGTGGGTCATTCCGCAAACCTTTGTGAAAACTTCCGGTTTAACGATTGACCTCTTTCTTATTGTCGTTATCAAAGAt AACTTGAAAACACAAATATCATTGGATGATAAACCTTTCATTCCTGATTGGGAGAGCGATTTAGAACCTAATGGAAATTATAGATTTTTAACTAAAAg GCTTAATCCAGGTCACCATAGTCTCCGAGGTAACGAGTCCAATTACTTTGGGGCTTATTTGCTTGGCAACATTCAGTCTGCAACCTTTTGTACGACTCTTGGAGTGGACCACTTG AGTCAGCATTTTAGGAGTGTTTGTGAGTTCCCACTGAACGGTAACAAGCTTTATCACGCCACCCCAGGCAACGCTTCATCACCTTCACCCAGCGCCTATACCACGGTTTCCTCAACGGAAACATCTTCTCTCCCGACGGGGACATCGACGTCCACCAGCTCCCACTGGTACAACAACAACAGCCTGACGCTGGAACAGGTCGACGAGGTCCTGAGCGATATCAGGCAAGCCCTTTACCTGGACAACAAGAGGTTGTCCGCCTACAGCCGCAAGCTAACCAGCGCCCGCGACGACAGGCCGTCGTGCAGGAACTTGGGCTGTGTGGGCGTGGCTCTGGTGGTCACTGTCCTCCTCCTAATGGTCATCGGTGACGTTCTCCACGTCTGTGTTTGGACGTACGACAATCTTCACGTGCGCCACAGATGGTATCTCCTTCCAAGAAAGTCTTGA